GACTACCTGGCCTGGCCCACGCTGCTCACTGCTCGTTTCTGCAGTCCCTGCGCCTGATCCGCCAGTATGGCCTCTCTGCAGCCATCTTCGCTCCTGGGTGGGTCTATGAGCACCTGGGGAAGGAAAATTTCCTGCAGAACGAGAACAGGTGagggcagctcagcagggcgGGTGCTGGGGGAGGAACGGGGCTAGGAGTGCCCTGGCTCAGGAAGGCTGTGGGGTGGTGGGACACAGCTACAGGGACACTGTGGCTGTCAGAACACCATGGCTGCTGACCAGGAGCAGCTGGCCCCTTTCTGCCCCAGCTGAGGTGATACCCGAGGCCGTGCAGGGCAGTGACCGTAACAGGAGTCTCTGCCCTGACGCCCACCTTTGCCTCCAGGTTCTGGGGCTCGCTGGCAGAGTACCTGCCCACGCACAGCATTTGCACACTGCCCCTCACCACCTCCTTCAGCCTGGGCATGGGCACCAGCACGTTTCTGGATGGGAAGGTGGGTGCTCTGCTCagactgggctgggctgggcagggaggtcGCTGCTCTTGGctcccccagctcagcccttccTGTGCTGTAGGATGAAGAGTCTGGGCCCTGGTACGACCTGAGTGCACAGGACATCCAGCCACTGTACCCGGAGCACCAGGGCATGCTGagcaccagctgctgcctggaggaTGCCTGGTGTGggggcagctccctgcagctgcaggggaccATTCCCCCCGGCGAGGAGCGCGTGGCTGTCCGGTGAGTTGGGGCAAAGCCCTTTACCCCTCCTCAGCACCGGGCTGGCACCATGTCAGCCTGACATGGCCTGCATGGCCCGAGCTGTGTGGCCCCGGGCCTGGTGGCGAGtgtgcccaggctctgcccacACTGCCCAGCACACCTAACACGATGCACCTTctctttgtctctctctctctgtctctgtctctctctgggtggatttggggtcatcAGCCTCTTCTCTTTGCAGATGCCGGCCCCCCCCAAGCTCTTCCTGACCCTGCTCTACAAGCTGGAGGGGCCACAGCCCGATGACTTCACAGTGGCGCTGGAGGTCACCACCTGGGACTCAGGGATGTGCTTCGAGGGCAACCCCACCTCCCTGCCTGGTGAGGaccctgtccccctgtgctctctgcagtgAGCACCTGCTGCACTCCCTCACCCCCTGGCCCCTCCGGCAGAGCCCAACGGCCGGTACCACCCCCGGTTCCTCCCGGCACCGCCGCCCGGCCTCGCCAAGCTGCTCGCCGCCTGCCACCGTGGCTCCTATGGCTGGACCAGCCGGTGAGTGCCCTGCCTGCATCCTGCATCCACAGGCAGGCATGGGACGCCAGGGCTCCCTGGGtccactgctgctctgcctcttccctctCAGGTGCtatgagctggagctgcaggactgCAGCCTGCGAGACCTCTCCCTGATTGTGTCCCGccagcagcccagcctgcaggagaCATCCTTCACCTGCCTCCTCGGGGAGGTCCGGgtcagtgcctgctgctgcttggtGGAGACACCTGCCCCGTGCCCCCCTTGTTCCGGGAAGGTGAGGGGTGCCTGGCCTGGCCCTGACAGTGCTGTGGTTCCCTCGCAGGTGCTGGACACGGCCAGCGTGGCGGCCTCCCCACCGCAGGTGCACAGCGTGATGGCCTCGCAGCTCTGGTGGCAGGAGGGCCCCGAGCCCGAGCAGCTCTCGCTCAGCCTCACCCTGCGCTGGTCCTTCCCGCCTGGCCGTGCCAGATGGTTCCGTGTCCTGAGCCAGGGCGCCCGGTGCCGCCTGGGCCAGACGGCGCCgcaggtgctggggctggcgCAGGGCTGCCTGTTCCGTGCCGTGGGGCTGGCGGTGCCGCGGCCGGCGCCCGGACAGTCCTGccggctggagctgctggtggagcCGGTTCTGCGGGACGAGCTGCCTGTGGACCCCGAGCGCTGGGGCCGCCTCGTGCTGGTCTATTCCGCACCAGGCAGTGGCACCAGCTCGGATGGGCATTAAAGGAACTGTGGTGCAGCCCGTGCCGTGTCTCCTCCATGTGGCGGgtgggctgtgggcaggggacGCAGAGGGAGGCTGCATTTCATCACCCTGGGCTGGTGAGTCCCTTTGCTCCCTCCCCTGTGGTTGTGCTCAGCCCTCACTGTGGGGGCCACTGGCACGGGCCCTGAGAAccccaccagctcctgcagcactcaCTGCCTCAAGCTGTCTGCCCACAGGCTGGGGATACTGGCCCTAAGACCCCAAGGTGCACAGCCCCCTCAGGGCTCAGCCTGGTGGGCAGCTGCCAGCAcgggctctgcagcagccccaaggagcagcccagcctgggTGACCGCTGTGCTCATTAACGTGGAcccagcccagtgccaccagcctACGCTGCCTCCCCTGAGCATCTTGCgaggaggagagaaaatttaTAGCAGCAATTATTTTCTCACAGTCTGGTGAGCAAGCAATTAGCAGGCAGGAGCAGTCGAGCGCTCCTGCAGTGGGGTCCCAAGCCCTGTCCCCAGACAATGCAGGCTCTGCCAGGGACACCAATGCCAgcagtggagctgctgctcctgaggcGGGGAACGCACTCAGGAATGTATTACCTGATGGCTTGAAGAATGAAGGGCTAGGCCCAGCCAGGAGAGGGCTCTTCATGCAGCACCCTGCTCCCTCACCATGGCGAGGCTGGGGGCCCCAAGGGCTCCCCACTTGCCCACAGGCTGTGGACCCCTGCCCAGCCAGATCCACTGTAGCAGCCACGGCCCTGCGCAACCAGTCAAAACCTGAGTCGCCCTGGttgaagaaagaaatctttattaataatttcaataataataataataataataataataataataatccttgtaataataataataataataataatactgtTTATTAGAATGGTCACACTTTTAAGCATACAGGATGGGCCGGCGCCAGCCCGCACGCCGGGGCGGCGCAGGGGTGCTGTAAGGGAGAAGCCAGTACAGCGATGGACGGAGCTTTGTAcaggggagcggggccggggctaTGTACACTGGGAATAGAAAAGGGGGAGCTCATCGCTGGGGCGTCGGGGGCGTCTGCAGACTATAAAGTGAGGTTTGAGGGGTGGCAGAGCCAGAAGGGCGCGGGACGGCGCTGCACCCCGGGATGGGCTCCGCGGTGCCCCGTGCCACTGGGCACCGCACCCAGTGTGCCTGcggctgcagcccagcctcgTGGCTCGGCTGGGTCCCTCGTGGGTGATGCAGTGGCCGAGAGCCcgcacccagggctgggggcatcCCGCTGCCTCAGGCAGGGACGGGTGGCCATGAGCGCGTCCCGTGCCGCAGAGCGAGCGGGAGTGGGACTGGGGCAGCGCCTGGCCCAGCTTCAGTCAGGGCTGGtccaggcagggagggagcgcAGGTgtcagggaaggagggaggaagaaggggaaggggtCACAAGCGAGTTGCAAGCTCCTCTTAAcaaaaattccctttaaaaGGCAGAGGGTCGTCCCCTGCAATACCTCAGCACCGCATCCGCGCCGCCGCCCCAGTTCCGCGCGGGAGCTGAGGCCTCGCACACTTGACACGCCGATGGCCGCCAGCGCCGGGGCTCGGGTGGCACCAAGCCAGGTCCCCACCCCGTCACCCGGCCCCACGAGCCGGGCAGGGCGCAGCGCTCTGCCGGCACCCCCAGCGCTGCTGCACCAGGGAAAGGAAGACGTGGCGCCCAGGCCCTGCGCCCGGGCGGGGGAGGACCCCACGGACCCCCGCGGACCCTCACGCCTGCCTGCACcggctccctccctgctgggctgtggggccgGGGCGCTGGGGGTCCCTCCGGCGCATCCGACCGCCGGTGCTTGCCGCGGCTCCTCTGGGACTCGCTCACTCAGTGTGTGTGTGGACACTTGGGACTCACTTGGCTGCTGCCGCTTGGcttggtttctcttttttttgttcggtttttcttttttttttttttttttttttttttttgttgcttcgcttttaatttttatattttggggttctttttttttttttttttttcttttttgtgtgtgtgtgtgtggatatTTTTGCCCTTCCTGGTCCCAGAAGGAAACAGCCACGGGTTCACTACAACAGAAACAAGAGAGGCAGGTCTTTCGCTGGAGCGCTCAGGCCAAGCTGCTGGCCGGGGGCACGCAGGCACCGTCCCAGCCCGGCCCAtcacacccagctctgcagagcagcgctcctgcccagcccagcccaacccatCACACTCGGCTCCGCTGAGCAGCGCTCCTGCCCGGTGGGCTGCCCCGGGATCCCGAACCCACCCCAGCCTCGTCAGGccccacagctggcagcaacCCCAGCTGGCTCCTCTCTCTCCTatgggggcagaggggctgctcGGGGGGCTGCTGTCACCCCGAGCCCCTGTGGAGCGAGCgtccctgcaggctgagcacccccGCCTGCCTGGCGGGGGGATGAGCCCTCTGCACCCCGGCCAGGGCAGCGGGGGGACCCCGCAGCCCGGCTGTGGGAACGGGGCGCTGCTGGGGCTCGGGGCTGGCCCCGCTGCCCGCGGTCCCCGGGGCGGGCGGATGGTGCCGGAGAGGCGGGCGGGCGGCAGGACGGAGCGGCTGAGGTAACCCTACGGGTGTGGGGTGCTGTGGCCCCTCAGAGCCCGGCCACCCGGGCAGCACCCGCGGCTCCTCCGCAGGCTCGGCCTCGGCTCTGTCTGCCTGGTTTGGTTTGGTGCTAGTGAGCATCGGGGGCAGTGGTGGGGGGGCTGGGTCTGTCTTGCTAGTAGGGAGTGAAGCGGCTGTACCCTCCTCGGTATAGACTAGCCTGCAAcatcaaagatgaaaaaaaagccaatcAGTATTCAGAGATAGCCAAAGCCTAgatcttctcttttttctcgtcttttttttttttttttttaattttttttcctcctctttcaaATGACACCAAATCGCTGCTGTCCTTGGGATGtgaggggcaggcagggccagggtgCCCAGTGCTGTCCAGGCTCTGTGGTGGCCAcgggcactgccctgggggCAGGGGCTGCCATATGCCTCCAGTGCGGCACTGCCGTGCCGTGCCTGCCAAGGAGctgcccccatccctgctgtggcactgaGCTGAAAACCCCTAGGATGTAGTGCCCGTGGCCCCTCACtagcagctgcccagggagtcaaaaaaggcagaaaaaggcAGGTTGGCTTTGCGATCCCGGCCGTGAGTGcaatttttcatctttgatGCTGTCAGAGCTGGCCAAGAGCTGTGGCACGTGAGGGAGGGGCTGCAGTGCCCCCCGAGTGCGGCTGCACGCggggccctggggacactgccctgCACTGGGATGAGAGAGGGGTCCTGCAGCCTGACCAGGCAGCCGGTGGGGGACAGCCAGGCCCCTGGGAAGTGGCGTGCGTGGGCAGGACTGTGCGGGGTGTGAGGGGAAGGTGGGGCAGGGTGCGGGGTGGGGGTCTCCTCTCCTGCAgacagagccaggcaggggctgcgCCATTCCCACTCCCCTCCCACGGCCCCCAACACCTGCCCTGCGCCCCGCTGGCCCCACGGCCGCTGCGCCAGACCCCTCCCCGGGCTGTCCGCAGCCCCCCGGGAAGCAGAGGAAGGCCGAGGGGCTGCTCTTACCATGGTGCCAATGCTGTACGTGGCGGCGGGGCCGATGGTGTGGTGGTAGGGGTCTGCCGCTGCGTACACTCTGCCATAGCTAGGAGCAAACAGCGGCGGGTGTTAGTGCCAGCAGCGGGggtcctgtgtcccctcagagccctccctccctcccggctGCACCTGGGAGCCCCCCGGgatctccctgctccccctgcaGCGGTGCCAACCCTTTCCAGCCTAGCCCTGAGGGGAGCAAGGGGTCCCTGTTTGCAGGACACCCTCCCCATGCCTGACTCTGTCCTGTCCcgcagcactgcagggctgggggtgtcaGAGGGGGCCGTGCAGGGGTGACACGGGGCTCCCCCAGCGCCGTGCCCCGTGCTTACCTGTCGCTGTATGCGGCCGCTGCTGCTGCGGGCTGGGCGTACCTGTAGGCAGCGTAGCCcccctgcagggaggagagacTGGTCAAGGGGCTGCACCCACCGGGggcgtggggctgggggcagctgggtgCCCCATGGCACTGCACGGAGAAGTGTGGGGCCCACTGGTGCCGCTGCCACCGGGCACGCATCAGCCTCATTACCATTCCCCAGGGGCTTTCACAAACATTaaccttaaaaaattaaatttccagaGAAGAGACTGTCACCTCCCCGCTCGCTTTAATGAGGTGTCACGTTAGATAAATCCTTCAGTGCCCGCCTGAAATATCGCCGCTGGCTCCTCAGACATGGAGGTTAAACGCGGGTGTAAGGAACTGAGGCTGTAAATCCTGTGtggcaccagccctgccagggggctggcaggggcacGGGACTGGCCACAGTGTGGTGGGTGCCACCCAGACTGCTCTGGAGAAGCCGTGCTGTGTTCATGCTCTTGCTGCCGCccaggggaaggggctggggggaggcagAGCCCACCAGGGACCCGTGTGACGCCGCTTGCCCCCTGTGCTGGCATGGGGTCCCCgtcacagcccagccctgggcacggTGCCACTTACGTAGATCTCAGCTCCGTAGAACCCATCCTGGTAGACGACCCTGGAAATGAGGCGGAGGCATCAGAGCCCGGCAAGCGCCCCTGGACGAGGGGAGCGGGGTGAGGGCAGCGCACGGGGGACGCCGCCGCAGCCCCACGGCTCATGCAAGGAGTGGCTGTCCAGGccccagaggcacagctgggctgggattcTGGCAGGGACTCGGGCACACGCAGAGGGCACAGccaagggcagggcaggctaGAGGAGGATCCCAGGGCAGGatttctgctggcagcagccaagcAGCCACAGATGGCCACGGCTGCGTCTGTGACCAACGCCACCACAGCCGCATGTGCTGGGAGAGAGTTTCCATTAAACCAACCATCCTGGCTGGAATAACGTCCCGTGCCTTGGTGGCCAGGAGGCTGGTGAGTGTGTGGCTCACCGGAGTGGGGCCGGGACAGAGcctgtgggcaggcaggagctgtaGCCCGTTCCTGACGGGCAGGAGCCCGGCGATGCCAGCGCAGAGCCGGAGTGGGGTGGCAGCacgcgccccccgccccggcagCCCCCCGGGGGTACTCACGCGCCGTAGGTGGGGatgggcggcggcggcggcgcggcccggaAGGTGTTGTACACGGCGCGTCCTCGGCCCCGTAGGTGTGCCCCTCGGTAGGCCACGGCCGTTCCCGTGGCGGGGTACGGGAACCCCGTTACTGCAGGAGGCAGGGGACACCTGTGGGCTTTCCACAGCAGGTCCACGCAGCCCCCACGGGGCATCTGTGGCACAGCCCACCCCTGTACCCTCGGCCTGGCAGGGACGTGGCCCCGTGGGGATGCTGGGCAAGGGGATAGGATAGGACAGGACAGGATAGAGGATAGAGGATATAGGATATAGGATATAGGAtaggagagaggagagaataGGAGGAACTGTCCAGGCAGGTGTGAAGGACAGGGAGaagagcctggggctgctcactgcacagagcagcagcagacacagggcagagctgacGTTTGGGGGAAACCCACAGCAGGTACTGCTGCAGCCCGACGTTACCTGCGTAGAATTCGGGGCCGTAGACTGCTCCCACCACGGGGTTCAGCTTCCAGcctgtgggcagggagagccGGTGAGGACAGGGCACTTTCCATGGTGCTGTGAGGGGCaacagccccatcccaggcaggaggagggcaTGGGGGCTGCACTCTGCACTGGGCAGGAGCAGTTGCTCTCCCATTTGCCTGCAGGTGTGGAGGGCATTCACTGCCAGAGCTCCACGGCAGCCAGACAGTGCCGGTGCCCGGAGGTGCCCCcgcctgctgcagcccctgctctctGGATGCTGGCCCTTACCGTTGGTGTAGGGGTTGGCCACCTTCTTGTTGGTCATGACACGGGCCGTGGCGttgttcacctggagagagAGGGACGGGGGCTCAGTGCCTGAGGGACGTGGAGCTGGCGAGGCTGTGGTCCAGGGCCCGCTCGGCTGCGCCCAGCgcccgctgctgctgcttcgGATGCCGGAGCAAAGGATGCCGGCTGCACCAGAGACACGAGACaaggctgtgcctgcagcaccccGCTGTACACAGACCTGCCCGTGcctccagccagcccaggcctccctgctccagctgtgagCGTGGCTCAGGCTGCTGGCTGGTGCCCCGAGAGCTGTGGTGCCATGCTCAGGCTGAGCCCCCACATGCTGCCCGTGAGCTCCTGCCCGATTTTGTTGGATGATGTTTTCCTTGTCCATGGGGCATTGCTGTGCCTTGCCAGGCTCCCTCTCTGCCGTCAGCACTGCCGGGGACATTTTGTCCCACTCCCTCTGCCATGTGCCACCCTGCTTCCCACCACTCGCCAGCCACCAGCGGGGAGCTGCTGGCAAACGGGCAGAGCCTGATCCCCGTGCTAAGCTTGGAGAAATCAAAGcctctggggctgggcagctgctggcactgcaggtgtGGAGCTGCACGTGGatcctccctcccagcacagagcaggggggGTGGCATGCGGGGCAGagccccagagctccctgcagaCCTTGGGGCGGCTGCTGTGGGCACGGGGCCCTGCCAGACTCGTCTGTACCGGGCAGAACGCAGCCCCAGCTGGCACCCCGGCTCTCCGTGCACCCGGGAGGTTCCTCTGGGCCAGACACTCCTTGTGCCAAGCGACGACCTTCCCGCAGCCGACACACATGCTCCCGTGCCACATTCAGGGACGCATGCACGCGCCGGGCACGGCTCCCTGGGGCACCCGGGACCCGGAGCTGCCCCCAAGCGTCCCGTAGCCCGGGCGGGGGACACGCACACGCAGGCATGGCACGGCACTAGCACACTTATCTGAGCACCTCAATCTTCCGGCCCTCTACGATGGTGCCATTCAGCTTCTCCCGTGCCCGGTCGGCATCTGTGCTAGTTTCAAAAGTTACAAACCCAAAACCCTgtgagcagaggagaaaaggagaaagaaagagacagagagagacagagagagggtgtggggacagagagagagagggggtGAATCAGGAGAGCTGGCGCAGGAGGTGAGGCTGCCACAGTGCAGAGATGAAGAGCCCAGACTGGGGTCCCCGCAggggccgggggtcccggctGAGGGCCCAGAATCGCCCACGAGCTGGGAGAAGAGTCTGGGAGAGGGGCACAGAAAGCGGGGAAGATACAACAGAGACATCCAGACACAGAGGGACACGAGCTGCCCGTGGTGGGACACAGCAagccctctcctccctccagtGCCGGGTGCAGGGACCCGCACGACCTCCCGGGttggccccagggctgccccgACGGGGCACTGCATGCCAGGGTCCCATGGgacaggagaggaggggagagcaggttacagcactgctgggcaACCTGGCTCCACTGACACCCTCCCCAGGACTCGCTGTATGGTGCAGGCCATGGGCATCACCCACCTTGGAGCCCCGCTCATTGAAAATGATCTCCACGTCCAGAATTTTCCCGAATTGCTGCAAGTGGAGAGAACAGAGGGGTGAGTGCCTGCAaagcccctggccctgcacccagagctgctggcatgGGGCTCTGTGCCAGGGATAGGCAGAGGGCTGCCTTGGGGGACCCCCAGGGTCATGCAATGTCCTTCCTATGGCTCCTACTCTGACAGGACTTGGGAGTCTCATCCAAAATTTCATTAACACTGCTCTGAGCCCTAatgagggctgggaaggggacaGTGGAGGGGGACAAGGGCTCTGTGTCACCCCCTGCTCCACACACGGGCTGGGCAGGATGTCCCTTGGGAGGTGACAGTGCCAAGGTCCCGATGGTGCCGCagggcagcactgagcagggagcagggatgtgatGGGTGGATGGAGCTGCACTCACCCCAAACATTTGCCGCAGGTCGGGGTCCCGGAATCGAAAGGGAATGTTGGAGACGTGTAACCTCTTGGGCTGCTGCTTGTCTGTGTTGTCTGAGGAGTGTAGCTGCTGGCTGTCTGTCTGTGCCGCCTCGTCTGTCTGCTGGGGGAGGCGCCGCTGCCATCAGCCCCTGGCCATGCCagccccctgtccccagtgggaATGTCCCCCTGCCCGCCCCCAAGGGACACCCTGGACCCTGTGGTCCCCAGGTTCTGGGCCCCACGGGTGGCCCTCCCTCCTGGTGAGCCAGGGGGATGCTGGTGGGGCTATGAGGATGCTCGGGGTGGGGGTGCAGACGCTGCACTCGGGACCATGTGGAAGGACTGGAAagtgcagagctcagcaccttCCTGGTGCTGCATTCCAGCGCTGTAATTGCCACGATCTTGTAGAGCAGAGCCAAGCAAGTGGATGACGAGTGATGAGAAGTGATGGGGGGCTGTGAGGGGGAGTGACAGCAGGAACACCCAGCCTGGTACCCTGCGGGACTTTGGCCAGGCAGCACCACTGCCCCAGGAccctcctggcagctctggcgCTGCCCTGGACCCCCGCAGCAGGactgccccagcaccccccGTGCCCGGGGCACTGCCCCGAGCCCACGCTCAGCCCCGAGCCCACGCTCAGCCCCGAGGCGCTGCCTTACCGGTACCGTCTGCGTCCCTGCTATGGACTGTGTGCTGGCGTCGGTGCCTGGCTGCTCGGggtggctctgtgctggtgtgTAGAGGGTCATGGCGTGCTCCGGTACCGTGCTCTGCCCCGAGTAGTCCTGCGTGGGGTGGGGGTGCGGCGGCGCGTACTCTGCGGGGATCCCATTCTGGGGGGGCGGGGGGTACTGGGCTGGGGGGTAGGGCTGAGCCATCGCGTCCGGCGGGGCCGTGGCGTCCTGGTTACCCTGCCAAGAGAGCGGCACCGtccccctcagctgctgccataCGTGGGCTGCCACTCGCCCCGGGATGGGGTTCTGACCTCCACAGCCAGACCCAGCCCCACCCAGCCCACTACACCCCAGCTTTGGTGTCTCCCCCAAACCTGGGCTGTCTCTGTGCTGTGGTGGCTTTGGGGTCACGTTGCCAGCGGCTGAGCCCCATCCTCTCCCACCCCCTTGCCCTGCCTGCCCATTGTGCTGGGCTTGGGTAGGAGGATGGAGGTCTCCATGTAGAGTTTAACTCCTGAAGCTGGCGTACCCCTTTCCTTGGGAAGGGAGACCTGGGCAGGCCCCATTTtggagcccagcacagggcaaaGCAGAGCCCGGCCAGCAGCATCATGCTGAGagctgcacagcaccagcaccggctgggcaggctgggaggggTGTCAGGGAGGGAGGCTGATGGCCCCTTGGCAAACACCAGAGAGGGATCAATTAACtgctaaatatttaattagGCCCTTTGCTCTAACGCAGTTGGCTTGGCCGCTTTGGTCAAATGGGGTGAGCTGCACCCACACCAAGGGCCGAGGgctgctggggtttgggagTGCAGTGTAGGGCTCCCAGGTAGTGCCTGGTCTGCACACCCACCCATCCACCTGCTGTCTATCTGCACACACACCCATGGCCCGTCCCCCTCGCGCAGGTGTGTGCTGCACCTGcggccagcacagctgcagcccccagaggcagagccagggccGCGGGGGCAGCGCCCGCAGCCCCTTGGATGCTTTACAacgtgctgctgcagcctctggccCGTGAAACCCATCTGTGGCTCAGCCCGCAGAGACAAATCCTTAATTGCGTGTGTCGCCGGTTTGTGTTGGGGAGGGAGGGTGGGGGTGGCAGAGGGATGCGCTGGCAGCTGCCATCCCCAGCCCGCAGGGCTGTCGCGCCTGTGAGGGTGGCAGCAGAGCCGCACCGGGGACACACACACGGAAACCCAGCGGGAATAGCCCCGCTGCAGATCTGCAAGTCATCGGCAGCGCCTGCCCGCGCTGACTCAGCTGCTCGGGACGCGCCAGCCTGATGCACCTGCCCGCGTGGgccgggagctgcaggagcccagcccATGGACGGCCCTGCCCCGGGACAGCCGGGA
This genomic window from Vidua chalybeata isolate OUT-0048 chromosome 19, bVidCha1 merged haplotype, whole genome shotgun sequence contains:
- the ENGASE gene encoding cytosolic endo-beta-N-acetylglucosaminidase, coding for MAEAAEGPARRGKRTGAEPGAAAEQPAEAERAARRRRSLQPAADMQGTTVLHDTISDRPQPLPARYFDTKTTEPISFFLTGLEELLAWQPNSNDDFNVSAVPLAKRQPPLQSSRPRTLVCHDMRGGYLEDRFIQGSATRDPYVFYHWRYIDIFVYFSHHTVTIPPVVWTNAAHRNSVPVLGTFITEWTDGEKLCEAFLAGGEEAYGAVAEQLARIARHYRFDGWLINIENTLSAAAVGNLPLFLQDLTARVHSAVPGGLVIWYDSVLKDGTLRWQNELNDKNRMFFDACDGLFTNYNWKEEQLERTQRLAGPRLNDVYVGVDVFGRGDVIGGGFDTDKSLRLIRQYGLSAAIFAPGWVYEHLGKENFLQNENRFWGSLAEYLPTHSICTLPLTTSFSLGMGTSTFLDGKDEESGPWYDLSAQDIQPLYPEHQGMLSTSCCLEDAWCGGSSLQLQGTIPPGEERVAVRLFSLQMPAPPKLFLTLLYKLEGPQPDDFTVALEVTTWDSGMCFEGNPTSLPEPNGRYHPRFLPAPPPGLAKLLAACHRGSYGWTSRCYELELQDCSLRDLSLIVSRQQPSLQETSFTCLLGEVRVLDTASVAASPPQVHSVMASQLWWQEGPEPEQLSLSLTLRWSFPPGRARWFRVLSQGARCRLGQTAPQVLGLAQGCLFRAVGLAVPRPAPGQSCRLELLVEPVLRDELPVDPERWGRLVLVYSAPGSGTSSDGH
- the RBFOX3 gene encoding RNA binding protein fox-1 homolog 3 isoform X3 translates to MLCSMANSGCLLVSNSGMLPHSLPCPPAFLYLQQGNQDATAPPDAMAQPYPPAQYPPPPQNGIPAEYAPPHPHPTQDYSGQSTVPEHAMTLYTPAQSHPEQPGTDASTQSIAGTQTVPQTDEAAQTDSQQLHSSDNTDKQQPKRLHVSNIPFRFRDPDLRQMFGQFGKILDVEIIFNERGSKGFGFVTFETSTDADRAREKLNGTIVEGRKIEVNNATARVMTNKKVANPYTNGWKLNPVVGAVYGPEFYAVTGFPYPATGTAVAYRGAHLRGRGRAVYNTFRAAPPPPPIPTYGAVVYQDGFYGAEIYGGYAAYRYAQPAAAAAAYSDSYGRVYAAADPYHHTIGPAATYSIGTM
- the RBFOX3 gene encoding RNA binding protein fox-1 homolog 3 isoform X1, whose product is MLCSMANSGCLLVSNSGMLPHSLPCPPAFLYLQQGNQDATAPPDAMAQPYPPAQYPPPPQNGIPAEYAPPHPHPTQDYSGQSTVPEHAMTLYTPAQSHPEQPGTDASTQSIAGTQTVPQTDEAAQTDSQQLHSSDNTDKQQPKRLHVSNIPFRFRDPDLRQMFGQFGKILDVEIIFNERGSKGFGFVTFETSTDADRAREKLNGTIVEGRKIEVNNATARVMTNKKVANPYTNGWKLNPVVGAVYGPEFYAVTGFPYPATGTAVAYRGAHLRGRGRAVYNTFRAAPPPPPIPTYGAVVYQDGFYGAEIYGGYAAYRYAQPAAAAAAYSDSYGRVYAAADPYHHTIGPAATYSIGTMASLYRGGYSRFTPY
- the RBFOX3 gene encoding RNA binding protein fox-1 homolog 3 isoform X5 translates to MAQPYPPAQYPPPPQNGIPAEYAPPHPHPTQDYSGQSTVPEHAMTLYTPAQSHPEQPGTDASTQSIAGTQTVPQTDEAAQTDSQQLHSSDNTDKQQPKRLHVSNIPFRFRDPDLRQMFGQFGKILDVEIIFNERGSKGFGFVTFETSTDADRAREKLNGTIVEGRKIEVNNATARVMTNKKVANPYTNGWKLNPVVGAVYGPEFYAVTGFPYPATGTAVAYRGAHLRGRGRAVYNTFRAAPPPPPIPTYGAVVYQDGFYGAEIYGGYAAYRYAQPAAAAAAYSDSYGRVYAAADPYHHTIGPAATYSIGTMASLYRGGYSRFTPY
- the RBFOX3 gene encoding RNA binding protein fox-1 homolog 3 isoform X4, producing MLPHSLPCPPAFLYLQQGNQDATAPPDAMAQPYPPAQYPPPPQNGIPAEYAPPHPHPTQDYSGQSTVPEHAMTLYTPAQSHPEQPGTDASTQSIAGTQTVPQTDEAAQTDSQQLHSSDNTDKQQPKRLHVSNIPFRFRDPDLRQMFGQFGKILDVEIIFNERGSKGFGFVTFETSTDADRAREKLNGTIVEGRKIEVNNATARVMTNKKVANPYTNGWKLNPVVGAVYGPEFYAVTGFPYPATGTAVAYRGAHLRGRGRAVYNTFRAAPPPPPIPTYGAVVYQDGFYGAEIYGGYAAYRYAQPAAAAAAYSDSYGRVYAAADPYHHTIGPAATYSIGTMASLYRGGYSRFTPY
- the RBFOX3 gene encoding RNA binding protein fox-1 homolog 3 isoform X2, which gives rise to MLCSMANSGCLLVSNSGMLPHSLPCPPAFLYLQQGNQDATAPPDAMAQPYPPAQYPPPPQNGIPAEYAPPHPHPTQDYSGQSTVPEHAMTLYTPAQSHPEQPGTDASTQSIAGTQTVPTDEAAQTDSQQLHSSDNTDKQQPKRLHVSNIPFRFRDPDLRQMFGQFGKILDVEIIFNERGSKGFGFVTFETSTDADRAREKLNGTIVEGRKIEVNNATARVMTNKKVANPYTNGWKLNPVVGAVYGPEFYAVTGFPYPATGTAVAYRGAHLRGRGRAVYNTFRAAPPPPPIPTYGAVVYQDGFYGAEIYGGYAAYRYAQPAAAAAAYSDSYGRVYAAADPYHHTIGPAATYSIGTMASLYRGGYSRFTPY